In Helianthus annuus cultivar XRQ/B chromosome 9, HanXRQr2.0-SUNRISE, whole genome shotgun sequence, the following are encoded in one genomic region:
- the LOC110875633 gene encoding uncharacterized protein LOC110875633 produces the protein MKLEDEDKTTFRTDLGIFCYTKMPFGLKNAGATYQRLMDKTFAGDIGKHIEVYIDDLVVRSPEEDQMLKDIEKTFKSLRSVNMKLNPAKCSFGMEEGKFLGFIVTNGGFKVNPEKVQAIERTPSPKTIKEMQRLAGRLAALNRFLSNHAAKSYPFISTLRNCVKKQEFRWTPEAESAFQQMKECLIELPTLTAPFEKEPLILYLSSSDKAVGSVLLVERNRVQTPIYYVSRMLTDPETRYSTMEKLVLALLHASRRLRRYFTGHVITVLTNFHIGTILQKPETSGRLAKWAIELGGHNILYRPRPAIKGQVLADFITEVPAEKVKDCEIVEAPTKDTSDGLWFLYTDGASNEDGSGAELRLVSPEKHEFTYAIRLDFKNTNNEAEYEAFLAGLRLAIKMGAKNLQAHVGSLLIASQVNGFYDAKGDVLALYLDQAKELLQKFTTYRVVHINRSENKQADALSKLASTSFQHLAKEVRIEVLKNPSVLLRQVNVIEIGQPSWMTPIIHYLQEWILPENKEEARKIQHKALHYEMNDGILYRRSFLGPLLRCVDPQDANYFIREIHEGICGIHVGPRMVVAKIMNVEYYWPGMYVDALKELRKCDSCRRHSPKTLRPKNDLIPVTTSWPFQQWGIDMVGPFPDAPGAVKFIIVAVDYFTKWVEAKALTSTTAMMVRKQQYQFCLGGSSKVDEGNEDRTYLLIRCASSGQRSNGKRKQKHRGGDKSPTGHEKKRLGR, from the exons ATGAAGCTTGAAGACGAAGACAAGACAACTTTCAGAACCGATCTCGGGATCTTCTGTTATACAAAGATGCCATTCGGTCTAAAAAACGCTGGCGCCACGTACCAGCGCCtgatggacaagaccttcgcTGGGGATATTGGGAAACACATTGAGGTTTACATCGATGACCTGGTAGTGAGAAGTCCcgaagaggaccaaatgttgaaagacATCGAGAAAACTTTCAAGTCATTGAGAAGCGTGAACATGAAATTGAATCCAGCCAAATGTTCCTTTGGTATGGAGGAAGGGAAATTCTTGGGCTTCATAGTCACCAATGGCGGATTTAAGGTGAATCCAGAGAAGGTCCAAGCAATTGAGCGTACGCCATCACCCAAAACAATCAAAGAGATGCAAAGGTTAGCTGGCCGCCTGGCCGCGCTTAACCGCTTCCTGTCaaatcacgccgcaaagtcgtaCCCTTTCATAAGTACCTTGCGCAACTGTGTAAAAAAGCAAGAGTTCAGATGGACGCCTGAAGCAGAAAGCGCTTTTCagcaaatgaaggagtgtttgattgAACTCCCAACGTTGACCGCACCGTTCGAAAAGGAGCCGCTCATATTGTACTTGTCATCATCAGACAAGGCAGTGGGTTCGGTATTGCTTGTAGAAAGAAACAGGGTCCAAACGCCAATCTACTATGTCAGTAGAATGCTCACAGatccagaaacaagatattcaacGATGGAGAAACTGGTACTAGCGCTGCTACATGCCTCTAGAAGgctgcgccgatacttcacaggccaCGTCATCACAGTACTGACCAATTTCCACATTGGGACGATATTACAAAAACCGGAGACATCCGGGCGATTAGCGAAGTGGGCGATCGAGCTGGGGGGCCACAACATTTTGTataggccgcgcccagccatcaAGGGTCAAGTCCTTGCAGACTTTATCACAGAAGTCCCAGCGGAAAAGGTCAAAGATTGTGAAATCGTCGAAGCTCCCACAAAAGACACGTCAGATGGGCTATGGTTCCTATACACAGATGGTGCCTCAAACGAGGACGGCTCAGGAGCCGAATTGCGCCTGGTGAGCCCAGAAAAGCATGAATTTACATACGCTATCAGGTTGGATTTTAAAAATACCAACAATGAAGCAGAGTACGAGGCATTTCTGGCAGGCTTGCGCCTCGCCATTAAAATGGGAGCTAAAAATCTACAAGCGCACGTTGGTTCACTTTTGATCGCCAGCCAAGTAAACGGATTCTATGATGCAAAAGGCGACGTTTTGGCCTTATATCTGGATCAAGCAAAAGAGCTGTTGCAGAAGTTCACGACATACAGGGTCGTACACATCAATCGCTCTGAAAACAAACAGGCAGACGCCTTAAGCAAGCTCGCGTCAACTTCCTTTCAGCACCTTGCAAAGGAGGTAAGGATTGAAGTGCTCAAAAATCCATCAGTCCTGCTGCGCCAGGTGAACGTGATCGAAATAGGGCAGCCATCCTGGATGACCCCTATAATCCACTATCTACAGGAATGGATACTCCCAGAGAACAAGGAAGAGGCAAGGAAAATCCAGCACAAAGCCCTGCATTATGAAATGAATGATGGTATTTTGTATCGGAGGTCCTTCTTGGGTCCTTTATTGCGTTGCGTAGACCCCCAAGACGCGAATTACTTTATCAGAGAAATCCATGAGGGGATCTGTGGTATCCATGTGGGACCACGCATGGTTGTGGCGAAGATCATGAACGTCGAATATTATTGGCCAGGGATGTATGTCGACGCCCTGAAGGAGCTGCGCAAATGCGACTCCTGTCGGCGGCACTCTCCAAAGACCCTGCGCCCTAAAAATGATCTTATCCCAGTGACCACTTCTTGGCCTTTCCAACAGTGGGGGATTGatatggtgggacccttcccagATGCCCCTGGAGCCGTAAAATTCATAATCGTGGCTGTCgattatttcaccaaatgggtggaagcCAAAGCCCTCACATCAACCACTGCCATGATGGTGCGCAA ACAACAGTACCAATTTTGCCTCGGAGGATCTTCAAAAGtggatgaaggaaatgaagatagAACATACCTTCTCATCCGTTGCGCATCCTCAGGGCAACGGTCAAATGGAAAGCGTAAACAAAAGCATCGTGGAGGGGATAAAAGCCCGACTGGGCACGAAAAGAAGaggctgggtagatga